A section of the Trichomycterus rosablanca isolate fTriRos1 chromosome 6, fTriRos1.hap1, whole genome shotgun sequence genome encodes:
- the etv5b gene encoding ETS translocation variant 5b isoform X1 has protein sequence MGGFYDQQVPFVLPSNKCHMEGPTCRPLSDRKRKFMDTELAQDTEELFQDLIQLQEIWIAEAQDPEDEQFVPDFQSDNLMLHGPPQAKVKREVSPGREFSPCGQDQRLSPYGEKCLYNYSAYDRKPFGFTKPLTPPSTPSSPCNSTHSQGTHPLQKRVTPPVHTHSQGQPPLAGHTHHTIQNPVHSQRPHFAVPRPPVSHPDASYSADHRFHRQLSEPCLPFPQHNARSGTPYPPQTANQFPRDNRPHYHRQMSEPVIPLPPRGFKQEMVDPRYNEQSAPSMAPPRVPSFHQMHIKQEPRDYGIDSEIQNCQSSFGKSSNFYQANSEGLMYDGEPHLYYDDACVVPERLDGKCKQEGMGFREGPPYQRRGSLQLWQFLVTLLDDPSNSHFITWTGRGLEFKLIEPEEVARRWGIQKNRPAMNYDKLSRSLRYYYEKGIMQKVKVAGERYVYKFVCDPEALFSMAFPDNQRPSLKADPDSMQVLEDDTVPLSHYDEASGASCTDGRDQSVSGLSYPDSYAY, from the exons ATGGGCGGCTTTTACGATCAGCAGGTCCCCTTCGTCCTGCCATCCAAC AAATGCCATATGGAGGGGCCAACATGCAGACCATTGAGTGACAGGAAAAGAAAGTTTATGGACACTGAGCTCGCCCAGGACACAGAGG AGCTCTTTCAGGACCTAATCCAGCTGCAGGAAATATGGATAGCTGAAG CCCAAGATCCTGAAGACGAACAGTTTGTTCCAGATTTCCAGTCAGATAACT TGATGTTACATGGTCCACCTCAAGCTAAAGTGAAGAGAGAGGTCAGTCCGGGCAGAGAGTTTTCTCCCTGTGGACAAGATCAGAGACTCTCACCTTATGGAGAAAAGTGCCTTTACAACTACAG TGCCTACGACAGAAAGCCATTTGGGTTCACCAAGCCACTGACTCCACCATCAACCCCTTCCTCACCTTGCAACTCTACTCACAGTCAAGGAACACACCCCCTGCAGAAAAGAGTCACACCTCCAGTCCATACTCATAGCCAGGGCCAGCCACCCCTAGCTGGTCATACCCACCATACAATACAGAACCCAGTTCACAGCCAAAGACCACATTTTGCGGTCCCACGGCCACCCGTCAGTCACCCAGACGCCTCTTACAGTGCAGATCACAG ATTCCACAGGCAGCTCTCAGAACCATGTCTGCCCTTCCCACAGCACAACGCCCGATCTGGGACTCCATACCCACCACAGACAGCCAACCAGTTCCCACGAGACAATCGGCCACACTACCATCGTCAAATGTCCGAACCCGTGATCCCGCTTCCTCCGCGGGGGTTCAAGCAAGAAATGGTGGATCCCCGATACAACGAGCAGAGTGCACCGAGCATGGCGCCACCTCGTGTCCCATCCTTCCACCAGATGCACATCAAACAGGAACCCAGAGACTACGGCATCGATTCTG agatacagaacTGCCAGTCATCCTTTGGGAAGTCATCGAACTTCTACCAGGCTAACAGTGAAG GGCTCATGTACGACGGAGAGCCTCATCTCTACTACGATGATGCATGCGTGGTGCCCGAAAGGCTGGACGGGAAGTGCAAACAGGAAGGAATGGGGTTCAGAGAGGGTCCTCCATACCAGAGGAGGGGCTCCCTGCAGCTTTGGCAGTTCCTGGTCACGCTCCTGGACGACCCATCAAACAGCCACTTCATCACCTGGACCGGGCGCGGTCTTGAATTCAAACTCATCGAGCCAGAAGAG GTGGCCAGACGATGGGGCATCCAGAAGAACAGACCCGCTATGAACTACGACAAGCTAAGCAGGTCCCTTCGCTACTATTACGAAAAGGGCATCATGCAGAAGGTAAAG GTTGCAGGTGAGCGATATGTCTACAAGTTCGTATGCGACCCAGAGGCTCTCTTCTCCATGGCGTTCCCCGATAACCAGAGGCCGAGCCTGAAAGCCGACCCAGACAGCATGCAGGTCCTCGAGGACGACACGGTCCCTCTTTCCCACTACGACGAAGCCTCCGGGGCCTCTTGCACAGACGGCAGAGATCAGTCCGTGTCTGGACTGTCCTACCCTGACAGCTATGCATACTGA
- the etv5b gene encoding ETS translocation variant 5b isoform X2, with product MGGFYDQQVPFVLPSNKCHMEGPTCRPLSDRKRKFMDTELAQDTEELFQDLIQLQEIWIAEAQDPEDEQFVPDFQSDNLMLHGPPQAKVKREVSPGREFSPCGQDQRLSPYGEKCLYNYSAYDRKPFGFTKPLTPPSTPSSPCNSTHSQGTHPLQKRVTPPVHTHSQGQPPLAGHTHHTIQNPVHSQRPHFAVPRPPVSHPDASYSADHRFHRQLSEPCLPFPQHNARSGTPYPPQTANQFPRDNRPHYHRQMSEPVIPLPPRGFKQEMVDPRYNEQSAPSMAPPRVPSFHQMHIKQEPRDYGIDSEIQNCQSSFGKSSNFYQANSEGLMYDGEPHLYYDDACVVPERLDGKCKQEGMGFREGPPYQRRGSLQLWQFLVTLLDDPSNSHFITWTGRGLEFKLIEPEEVARRWGIQKNRPAMNYDKLSRSLRYYYEKGIMQKVAGERYVYKFVCDPEALFSMAFPDNQRPSLKADPDSMQVLEDDTVPLSHYDEASGASCTDGRDQSVSGLSYPDSYAY from the exons ATGGGCGGCTTTTACGATCAGCAGGTCCCCTTCGTCCTGCCATCCAAC AAATGCCATATGGAGGGGCCAACATGCAGACCATTGAGTGACAGGAAAAGAAAGTTTATGGACACTGAGCTCGCCCAGGACACAGAGG AGCTCTTTCAGGACCTAATCCAGCTGCAGGAAATATGGATAGCTGAAG CCCAAGATCCTGAAGACGAACAGTTTGTTCCAGATTTCCAGTCAGATAACT TGATGTTACATGGTCCACCTCAAGCTAAAGTGAAGAGAGAGGTCAGTCCGGGCAGAGAGTTTTCTCCCTGTGGACAAGATCAGAGACTCTCACCTTATGGAGAAAAGTGCCTTTACAACTACAG TGCCTACGACAGAAAGCCATTTGGGTTCACCAAGCCACTGACTCCACCATCAACCCCTTCCTCACCTTGCAACTCTACTCACAGTCAAGGAACACACCCCCTGCAGAAAAGAGTCACACCTCCAGTCCATACTCATAGCCAGGGCCAGCCACCCCTAGCTGGTCATACCCACCATACAATACAGAACCCAGTTCACAGCCAAAGACCACATTTTGCGGTCCCACGGCCACCCGTCAGTCACCCAGACGCCTCTTACAGTGCAGATCACAG ATTCCACAGGCAGCTCTCAGAACCATGTCTGCCCTTCCCACAGCACAACGCCCGATCTGGGACTCCATACCCACCACAGACAGCCAACCAGTTCCCACGAGACAATCGGCCACACTACCATCGTCAAATGTCCGAACCCGTGATCCCGCTTCCTCCGCGGGGGTTCAAGCAAGAAATGGTGGATCCCCGATACAACGAGCAGAGTGCACCGAGCATGGCGCCACCTCGTGTCCCATCCTTCCACCAGATGCACATCAAACAGGAACCCAGAGACTACGGCATCGATTCTG agatacagaacTGCCAGTCATCCTTTGGGAAGTCATCGAACTTCTACCAGGCTAACAGTGAAG GGCTCATGTACGACGGAGAGCCTCATCTCTACTACGATGATGCATGCGTGGTGCCCGAAAGGCTGGACGGGAAGTGCAAACAGGAAGGAATGGGGTTCAGAGAGGGTCCTCCATACCAGAGGAGGGGCTCCCTGCAGCTTTGGCAGTTCCTGGTCACGCTCCTGGACGACCCATCAAACAGCCACTTCATCACCTGGACCGGGCGCGGTCTTGAATTCAAACTCATCGAGCCAGAAGAG GTGGCCAGACGATGGGGCATCCAGAAGAACAGACCCGCTATGAACTACGACAAGCTAAGCAGGTCCCTTCGCTACTATTACGAAAAGGGCATCATGCAGAAG GTTGCAGGTGAGCGATATGTCTACAAGTTCGTATGCGACCCAGAGGCTCTCTTCTCCATGGCGTTCCCCGATAACCAGAGGCCGAGCCTGAAAGCCGACCCAGACAGCATGCAGGTCCTCGAGGACGACACGGTCCCTCTTTCCCACTACGACGAAGCCTCCGGGGCCTCTTGCACAGACGGCAGAGATCAGTCCGTGTCTGGACTGTCCTACCCTGACAGCTATGCATACTGA